From Gemmatimonas sp., one genomic window encodes:
- a CDS encoding aminotransferase class I/II-fold pyridoxal phosphate-dependent enzyme, translating into MPRLSQRFSSFPAYPLAHIPGRKKALIEAGVDVIDLGAGDADLAPPAGAVSALQRAAEVPAMQRYGFGLGLVRYREAIAAWMQTRFGQRVDPITEIVPLLGSKEGLAHIAFAFAGPGDVAIIPDPAYQAYLGGTLLSDATPYVYALRPRTNFLVDLDEVPTDVLSRTRILYLNYPNNPTSAIAPRDYLERVVQVCRERDMLLVYDNAYSEMGFDGYVPPSIFEIDGAREVAIEFHSLSKTYNMTGWRCGWAVARPEISTALAKVKAFTDTGQYMGIQAAGVAAIESWADFVPQNVAVFQARRDAAVTAFRASGFAVEVPKATMYLWMPLPEGIASAAFADRLREEAGVIVLPGSGFGAGGEGFFRISFIQSEERIAEAAKRAGAVLDAMLKELT; encoded by the coding sequence CTGCCTATCCGCTTGCACACATCCCAGGGCGCAAGAAGGCGCTGATCGAGGCTGGCGTCGATGTCATCGATCTCGGTGCCGGTGACGCCGATCTGGCGCCGCCCGCAGGCGCCGTGTCGGCGCTCCAGCGCGCGGCCGAGGTCCCGGCTATGCAGCGATATGGATTCGGGCTGGGGCTGGTGCGCTACCGCGAAGCGATCGCGGCGTGGATGCAGACTCGGTTCGGGCAGCGCGTCGATCCGATCACCGAGATCGTGCCGTTGCTGGGCAGCAAGGAAGGGCTCGCCCACATCGCCTTTGCCTTCGCTGGCCCCGGTGATGTCGCGATCATTCCCGATCCCGCCTATCAGGCGTATCTCGGTGGCACGCTGCTCAGCGATGCCACGCCGTACGTGTATGCGTTGCGGCCGCGCACGAACTTTCTGGTGGACCTCGACGAGGTCCCGACCGACGTGCTCTCACGCACGCGGATTCTGTACCTCAACTATCCGAACAATCCGACCTCGGCGATCGCGCCGCGCGACTATCTCGAACGGGTGGTTCAGGTGTGTCGGGAACGCGATATGCTGCTAGTGTATGACAACGCCTACTCGGAGATGGGATTCGACGGCTACGTGCCGCCCAGCATCTTCGAGATCGACGGCGCACGCGAGGTGGCGATCGAGTTCCACTCGCTGTCGAAGACGTACAACATGACCGGCTGGCGCTGTGGCTGGGCGGTCGCGAGGCCGGAGATTTCCACGGCGCTCGCCAAGGTGAAGGCGTTCACGGATACCGGGCAGTATATGGGCATTCAGGCGGCAGGGGTCGCGGCGATCGAGAGCTGGGCTGACTTCGTGCCGCAGAACGTGGCGGTGTTTCAGGCGCGTCGTGATGCGGCCGTCACGGCGTTCCGCGCCAGCGGCTTTGCCGTCGAGGTCCCCAAGGCCACGATGTACCTGTGGATGCCATTGCCCGAGGGCATTGCCAGTGCGGCGTTTGCCGATCGCCTGCGGGAAGAAGCTGGCGTTATCGTGCTGCCGGGCTCCGGCTTCGGGGCCGGTGGGGAAGGGTTCTTCCGGATTTCCTTCATCCAGTCCGAGGAGCGCATTGCTGAAGCCGCGAAGCGAGCCGGCGCTGTGCTCGATGCCATGCTGAAGGAGCTGACGTAG